A window of the Bombus huntii isolate Logan2020A chromosome 8, iyBomHunt1.1, whole genome shotgun sequence genome harbors these coding sequences:
- the LOC126868787 gene encoding calcium-dependent secretion activator isoform X1: MIDPSSSESESEEDQSSQHVGSVSGGGGGGGSGGVRTGSGSSYGSRRQIGPGASLGGASGPVSGSVSSLASPGGSIHGPVGTPRAGTATSQDGTLDASSYTTARSSLSPSMSTAQDAASYAQRPTSPSPSVASEKTEADLQDKQEREEEERKTRIQLYVFVSRCISYPFNAKQPLDMTKRSLKVTKQQLETICSRFQSFLKGETQIMADEAFRNAIQNYYDVFLTSDRVLQMVQSGACSQLDFREVFKENIKIRVLRFPEIDGLSKETVLTSWLAKFDCIMKGSGDEETKRPSRMQQQSLISEMILPKEQLYDMFQQILGIKKFEHQLLFNALLLDSADEQAAAIRRELDGRLQRVNDMEKNRKLMPKFLLKEMESLYIEELKSSINLLMANLESLPVSKGSTDSKYGLQKLKRCNHRRERSRCRGQGSLVKLESDSADSEPQLTKMDVGLTFQLAVVVVEVRGLKSLPPNKIVYCTMEVDRGKKLQTDHAEASKPMWDTQGDFTTMQPLPLVKVRLYTENSAMLALEDKELGKVHLRPTPFSCKHPEWYRMSVPKNCPDQDLLIKVGCRMDKPFNMKHCGYLYAMGKSVWKKWKKRYHVLVQVSQYTFAMCSYKERRSEPSEMMQLDGYTVDYIEPASANLMVGMDLDDGRFYFNAVREGDSIVFATDDENECQTWVMVMYRATGQSHKPTPPVSADKNSTISKIQGDADRAKKHGMEDYISADPCKFDHHVLFKFLQNLILDYRLNDPYCSLGWFSPGQLFVLDEYCARYGVRGCFRHLCYLNDLLDRIDRGLMIDPTLIHFSFAFCASHVYGSRTDRVGSITHEEKEKFQEVKERLRQILEEQITNFRYSFPFGRPEGALKATLSLLERVMMKDGVSSVPPEEVKALIKSCLEKAALVNYTKLSAEAKIEDDFSGEVCASPSKKLEDLIHLAEMCVDLLQQNGEHYSKVVPQAFAWFSDLMVEHAEIFWSLFADDMDKVLAEQPRDTWDSFPLFKILNDYLREDDNLKNGRFHQHLRDTFSPMVVRYVDLMETSIAQSVLKGFEKERWEIKGNGCATSGELFWKLDALQSFIRDLHWPDQEFRQHLEQRLTLMACDMIETCMQRTDAAFQQWLKKGVTFISTDYIIPSEMCAMVNVILDAKNQSFELCTIDGVDVHQYHGNIDDLIEKMLASMTQGMINKLVTVLETTLSKLSRYDEGSFIGSILSLTKVSGSGKEMGQAYVSFTRNCMDQIRGKVLDELWILTFFEQWYTAQIQMLCTWLSERLDHSLHLYQCTCLAHIVKKIYSDFELQGVIEEKLNSTTYQTIFKRMQTEEATCALTSVQNEEGLSENGNDDEVERPKPKVTVVETVNSEDANLISNVTSNVVEKVGSMFGKGIGGLSTKFGGPSWF; this comes from the exons ATGATTGACCCGAGCTCGTCGGAGTCGGAAAGCGAGGAGGATCAAAGTTCGCAGCATGTCGGGAGTGTTAGCGGCGGCGGAGGTGGCGGAGGTAGTGGTGGAGTTCGCACAGGGAGCGGTAGCTCGTACGGATCCCGGCGACAGATCGGACCTGGGGCTAGCCTTGGTGGCGCGAGCGGTCCCGTATCGGGTAGCGTGAGCTCGTTGGCCTCACCAGGAGGATCGATTCACGGACCGGTCGGGACACCTCGTGCTGGCACGGCTACCAGCCAGGATGGCACATTGGATGCATCTAGTTACACCACAGCGAGAAGCTCGTTGTCGCCGTCGATGTCTACCGCCCAGGATGCGGCAAGTTACGCTCAGAGACCTACCAGCCCTTCGCCCTCCGTCGCCAGCGAGAAGACCGAAGCGGATCTCCAA GATAAACAAGAGCgggaagaagaggaaaggaaGACTAGGATACAGTTGTACGTGTTCGTATCGAGATGCATTTCGTATCCGTTTAACGCCAAACAACCACTGGATATGACGAAACGTTCGCTAAAAGTGACCAAGCAGCAACTCGAAACGATATGTTCTCGTTTTCAG AGTTTTCTAAAAGGAGAAACGCAGATAATGGCGGATGAAGCGTTCCGCAATGCCATACAGAATTATTACGACGTATTTCTGACGTCGGATCGAGTGCTGCAAATGGTGCAAAGCGGTGCTTGCTCACAACTCGACTTCCGCGAGGTGTTCAAGGAGAACATAAAGATACGTGTTCTACGCTTCCCGGAAATCGACGGATTGAGCAAAGAGACTGTACTTACGTCCTGGTTGGCCAAATTCGATTGTATCATGAAAGGTTCGGGAGACGAGGAGACCAAGAGGCCCTCCAGGATGCAACAGCAGTCTTTGATCTCGGAGATGATTCTACCGAAGGAGCAGCTGTACGACATGTTTCAGCAAATTCTTGGCATCAAGAAGTTCGAACATCAGCTTCTGTTCAACGCCCTCCTGTTGGACTCAGCCGACGAACAGGCTGCCGCCATCAGGAGGGAGCTGGATGGTCGCCTCCAAAGGGTTAATGACATGGAAAAG AACCGCAAGCTTATGCCCAAGTTCCTTCTAAAAGAAATGGAGTCGCTCTACATCGAGGAACTCAAGTCGTCTATCAACCTGTTGATGGCTAATTTAGAGTCATTACCGGTCTCGAAAGGTTCGACAGACAGCAAATACGGCCTGCAGAAGCTGAAGCGCTGCAACCATCGACGTGAGCGCTCCCGCTGCCGCGGTCAGGGTTCTCTCGTTAAATTGGAGAGCGACTCCGCTGACTCGGAACCGCAGTTAACCAAAATGGACGTAGGCCTGACCTTCCAGCTGGCTGTGGTAGTTGTAGAGGTCAGGGGCTTGAAGAGTTTGCCGCCGAACAAGATAGTTTATTGCACGATGGAAGTCGATCGTGGCAAAAAGCTGCAAACCGATCACGCCGAGGCTTCGAAACCTAT GTGGGACACGCAGGGCGACTTTACCACCATGCAACCGCTGCCACTGGTCAAGGTTCGACTCTACACTGAAAATTCGGCGATGCTCGCGCTCGAGGATAAGGAGCTAGGCAAGGTACATCTGCGACCTACACCGTTCTCCTGCAAACATCCGGAATGGTATCGAATGTCCGTCCCGAAAAACTGTCCCGACCAGGATCTCCTCATCAAAGTTGGTTGCCGAATGGACAAACCCTTTAACATGAAACACTGCGGCTACCTTTACGCAATGGGCAAGTCTGTGTGGAAAAAGTGGAAGAAACGATACCACGTACTAGTTCAAGTTTCTCAGTACACGTTCGCGATGTGCTCGTACAAAGAGAGGAGAAGCGAACCCTCAGAGATGATGCAGCTAGATGGTTATACGGTTGACTATATCGAACCTGCCTCTGCTAATCTTATGGTTGGCATGGATCTAGACGACGGAAG attttattttaatgccGTTCGCGAAGGGGACAGCATAGTGTTCGCTACGGACGATGAGAACGAGTGCCAGACCTGGGTGATGGTCATGTACAGGGCGACTGGCCAGTCTCACAAACCCACTCCACCAGTTTCCGCGGACAAAAATTCCACCATCAGTAAGATACAGGGCGACGCCGATCGAGCGAAAAAGCACGGGATGGAAGATTACATTAGCGCGGATCCTTGCAAGTTCGATCACCACGTTCTCTTCAAGTTTTTACAAAACTTGATTCTGGATTATCGCTTGAATGATCCATACTGTTCCCTTGGCTGGTTTTCACCCGGTCAATTATTCGTTCTGGACGAATATTGCGCTAG ATACGGAGTACGAGGCTGTTTTCGACATTTGTGCTACTTGAACGATCTACTGGACAGAATCGATCGCGGACTCATGATCGATCCAACTCTGATTCACTTTAGTTTCGCCTTTTGCGCCAGCCACGTCTACGGCAGCCGCACGGACAGAGTCGGTTCTATCACTCACGAGGAGAAGGAGAAATTTCAGGAGGTGAAAGAAAGGCTCAGGCAAATCCTCGAAGAACAAATTACTAATTTTAG ATACAGTTTCCCTTTCGGTCGGCCGGAGGGTGCATTGAAAGCTACTCTGTCTCTTTTGGAACGAGTAATGATGAAGGATGGCGTCAGTTCCGTACCTCCCGAGGAAGTGAAGGCTTTGATCAAGAGTTGCCTCGAGAAAGCTGCTCTTGTTAATTATACGAAACTTTCTGCCGAAGCTAAGATCGAAGACGACTTCAGCGGTGAGGTTTGTGCCTCGCCTAGCAAGAAGCTCGAGGATCTCATTCATCTGGCCGAAATGTGCGTGGATCTGCTTCAACAAAACGGGGAGCACTATTCGAAGGT TGTACCGCAGGCGTTCGCCTGGTTTAGCGATCTTATGGTGGAGCACGCCGAGATCTTCTGGTCCTTGTTCGCCGACGACATGGACAAGGTGCTTGCCGAACAACCGCGCGACACATGGGACAGCTTCCCGCTCTTCAAAATCTTGAACGACTACTTGAGGGAAGATG ATAATTTGAAGAATGGAAGGTTTCATCAGCATCTTCGCGATACTTTCTCTCCGATGGTGGTGCGTTACGTGGATTTGATGGAAACCTCCATTGCACAATCGGTTTTAAAAGGTTTCGAGAAGGAACGTTGGGAGATAAAAGGGAATGGATGCGCTACGTCCGGCGAATTGTTCTGGAAACTCGATGCGCTTCAATCTTTCATTCGTGACCTTCATTGGCCGGACCAAGAATTTCGCCAGCATCTAGAACAAAGATTAACGTTGATGGCATGCGACATGATCGAAACTTGCATGCAACGAACAGATGCCGCGTTTCAACAGTGGTTGAAGAAAGGTGTAACTTTTATTTCGACTGATTACATCATACCATCGGAAATGTGCGCGATGGTGAACGTTATTCTCGATGCAAAAAACCAAAGCTTCGAATTGTGCACCATCGATGGTGTGGACGTG CACCAATATCATGGCAATATCGACGATTTGATAGAAAAAATGTTGGCCTCCATGACCCAAGGAATGATCAACAAGCTGGTCACGGTTCTAGAGACTACCTTATCCAAACTATCTCGTTACGACGAGGGATCTTTCATAGGTTCCATTCTCAGTTTAACG AAGGTATCGGGAAGCGGAAAAGAAATGGGACAGGCCTATGTGAGTTTTACGAGAAACTGTATGGACCAAATTCGTGGAAAAGTCTTGGACGAATTATGGATTTTAACGTTCTTCGAG CAATGGTATACGGCGCAAATTCAAATGCTGTGCACATGGCTTTCGGAAAGACTCGATCACAGCCTACATCTCTATCAGTGTACCTGTTTGGCCCACATCGTAAAAAAGATTTACTCGGACTTCGAGCTGCAAGGTGTTATAGAGGAGAAACTCAACTCGACAACATATCAGACTATATTTAAGAGGATGCAAACGGAAGAAGCGACTTGTGCCTTAACGAGCGTTCAGAACGAAGA AGGTCTTTCGGAGAACGGTAACGACGACGAGGTAGAACGACCAAAGCCAAAAGTAACGGTCGTCGAAACGGTCAACAGCGAAGACGCGAATCTAATCAGCAACGTTACTTCGAACGTTGTTGAAAAAGTTGGAAGCATGTTTGGCAAGGGCATTGGTGGACTTTCGACGAAGTTTGGCGGACCTAGCTGGTTTTGA
- the LOC126868787 gene encoding calcium-dependent secretion activator isoform X2, whose product MIDPSSSESESEEDQSSQHVGSVSGGGGGGGSGGVRTGSGSSYGSRRQIGPGASLGGASGPVSGSVSSLASPGGSIHGPVGTPRAGTATSQDGTLDASSYTTARSSLSPSMSTAQDAASYAQRPTSPSPSVASEKTEADLQDKQEREEEERKTRIQLYVFVSRCISYPFNAKQPLDMTKRSLKVTKQQLETICSRFQSFLKGETQIMADEAFRNAIQNYYDVFLTSDRVLQMVQSGACSQLDFREVFKENIKIRVLRFPEIDGLSKETVLTSWLAKFDCIMKGSGDEETKRPSRMQQQSLISEMILPKEQLYDMFQQILGIKKFEHQLLFNALLLDSADEQAAAIRRELDGRLQRVNDMEKNRKLMPKFLLKEMESLYIEELKSSINLLMANLESLPVSKGSTDSKYGLQKLKRCNHRRERSRCRGQGSLVKLESDSADSEPQLTKMDVGLTFQLAVVVVEVRGLKSLPPNKIVYCTMEVDRGKKLQTDHAEASKPMWDTQGDFTTMQPLPLVKVRLYTENSAMLALEDKELGKVHLRPTPFSCKHPEWYRMSVPKNCPDQDLLIKVGCRMDKPFNMKHCGYLYAMGKSVWKKWKKRYHVLVQVSQYTFAMCSYKERRSEPSEMMQLDGYTVDYIEPASANLMVGMDLDDGRFYFNAVREGDSIVFATDDENECQTWVMVMYRATGQSHKPTPPVSADKNSTISKIQGDADRAKKHGMEDYISADPCKFDHHVLFKFLQNLILDYRLNDPYCSLGWFSPGQLFVLDEYCARYGVRGCFRHLCYLNDLLDRIDRGLMIDPTLIHFSFAFCASHVYGSRTDRVGSITHEEKEKFQEVKERLRQILEEQITNFRYSFPFGRPEGALKATLSLLERVMMKDGVSSVPPEEVKALIKSCLEKAALVNYTKLSAEAKIEDDFSGEVCASPSKKLEDLIHLAEMCVDLLQQNGEHYSKVVPQAFAWFSDLMVEHAEIFWSLFADDMDKVLAEQPRDTWDSFPLFKILNDYLREDDNLKNGRFHQHLRDTFSPMVVRYVDLMETSIAQSVLKGFEKERWEIKGNGCATSGELFWKLDALQSFIRDLHWPDQEFRQHLEQRLTLMACDMIETCMQRTDAAFQQWLKKGVTFISTDYIIPSEMCAMVNVILDAKNQSFELCTIDGVDVHQYHGNIDDLIEKMLASMTQGMINKLVTVLETTLSKLSRYDEGSFIGSILSLTVSGSGKEMGQAYVSFTRNCMDQIRGKVLDELWILTFFEQWYTAQIQMLCTWLSERLDHSLHLYQCTCLAHIVKKIYSDFELQGVIEEKLNSTTYQTIFKRMQTEEATCALTSVQNEEGLSENGNDDEVERPKPKVTVVETVNSEDANLISNVTSNVVEKVGSMFGKGIGGLSTKFGGPSWF is encoded by the exons ATGATTGACCCGAGCTCGTCGGAGTCGGAAAGCGAGGAGGATCAAAGTTCGCAGCATGTCGGGAGTGTTAGCGGCGGCGGAGGTGGCGGAGGTAGTGGTGGAGTTCGCACAGGGAGCGGTAGCTCGTACGGATCCCGGCGACAGATCGGACCTGGGGCTAGCCTTGGTGGCGCGAGCGGTCCCGTATCGGGTAGCGTGAGCTCGTTGGCCTCACCAGGAGGATCGATTCACGGACCGGTCGGGACACCTCGTGCTGGCACGGCTACCAGCCAGGATGGCACATTGGATGCATCTAGTTACACCACAGCGAGAAGCTCGTTGTCGCCGTCGATGTCTACCGCCCAGGATGCGGCAAGTTACGCTCAGAGACCTACCAGCCCTTCGCCCTCCGTCGCCAGCGAGAAGACCGAAGCGGATCTCCAA GATAAACAAGAGCgggaagaagaggaaaggaaGACTAGGATACAGTTGTACGTGTTCGTATCGAGATGCATTTCGTATCCGTTTAACGCCAAACAACCACTGGATATGACGAAACGTTCGCTAAAAGTGACCAAGCAGCAACTCGAAACGATATGTTCTCGTTTTCAG AGTTTTCTAAAAGGAGAAACGCAGATAATGGCGGATGAAGCGTTCCGCAATGCCATACAGAATTATTACGACGTATTTCTGACGTCGGATCGAGTGCTGCAAATGGTGCAAAGCGGTGCTTGCTCACAACTCGACTTCCGCGAGGTGTTCAAGGAGAACATAAAGATACGTGTTCTACGCTTCCCGGAAATCGACGGATTGAGCAAAGAGACTGTACTTACGTCCTGGTTGGCCAAATTCGATTGTATCATGAAAGGTTCGGGAGACGAGGAGACCAAGAGGCCCTCCAGGATGCAACAGCAGTCTTTGATCTCGGAGATGATTCTACCGAAGGAGCAGCTGTACGACATGTTTCAGCAAATTCTTGGCATCAAGAAGTTCGAACATCAGCTTCTGTTCAACGCCCTCCTGTTGGACTCAGCCGACGAACAGGCTGCCGCCATCAGGAGGGAGCTGGATGGTCGCCTCCAAAGGGTTAATGACATGGAAAAG AACCGCAAGCTTATGCCCAAGTTCCTTCTAAAAGAAATGGAGTCGCTCTACATCGAGGAACTCAAGTCGTCTATCAACCTGTTGATGGCTAATTTAGAGTCATTACCGGTCTCGAAAGGTTCGACAGACAGCAAATACGGCCTGCAGAAGCTGAAGCGCTGCAACCATCGACGTGAGCGCTCCCGCTGCCGCGGTCAGGGTTCTCTCGTTAAATTGGAGAGCGACTCCGCTGACTCGGAACCGCAGTTAACCAAAATGGACGTAGGCCTGACCTTCCAGCTGGCTGTGGTAGTTGTAGAGGTCAGGGGCTTGAAGAGTTTGCCGCCGAACAAGATAGTTTATTGCACGATGGAAGTCGATCGTGGCAAAAAGCTGCAAACCGATCACGCCGAGGCTTCGAAACCTAT GTGGGACACGCAGGGCGACTTTACCACCATGCAACCGCTGCCACTGGTCAAGGTTCGACTCTACACTGAAAATTCGGCGATGCTCGCGCTCGAGGATAAGGAGCTAGGCAAGGTACATCTGCGACCTACACCGTTCTCCTGCAAACATCCGGAATGGTATCGAATGTCCGTCCCGAAAAACTGTCCCGACCAGGATCTCCTCATCAAAGTTGGTTGCCGAATGGACAAACCCTTTAACATGAAACACTGCGGCTACCTTTACGCAATGGGCAAGTCTGTGTGGAAAAAGTGGAAGAAACGATACCACGTACTAGTTCAAGTTTCTCAGTACACGTTCGCGATGTGCTCGTACAAAGAGAGGAGAAGCGAACCCTCAGAGATGATGCAGCTAGATGGTTATACGGTTGACTATATCGAACCTGCCTCTGCTAATCTTATGGTTGGCATGGATCTAGACGACGGAAG attttattttaatgccGTTCGCGAAGGGGACAGCATAGTGTTCGCTACGGACGATGAGAACGAGTGCCAGACCTGGGTGATGGTCATGTACAGGGCGACTGGCCAGTCTCACAAACCCACTCCACCAGTTTCCGCGGACAAAAATTCCACCATCAGTAAGATACAGGGCGACGCCGATCGAGCGAAAAAGCACGGGATGGAAGATTACATTAGCGCGGATCCTTGCAAGTTCGATCACCACGTTCTCTTCAAGTTTTTACAAAACTTGATTCTGGATTATCGCTTGAATGATCCATACTGTTCCCTTGGCTGGTTTTCACCCGGTCAATTATTCGTTCTGGACGAATATTGCGCTAG ATACGGAGTACGAGGCTGTTTTCGACATTTGTGCTACTTGAACGATCTACTGGACAGAATCGATCGCGGACTCATGATCGATCCAACTCTGATTCACTTTAGTTTCGCCTTTTGCGCCAGCCACGTCTACGGCAGCCGCACGGACAGAGTCGGTTCTATCACTCACGAGGAGAAGGAGAAATTTCAGGAGGTGAAAGAAAGGCTCAGGCAAATCCTCGAAGAACAAATTACTAATTTTAG ATACAGTTTCCCTTTCGGTCGGCCGGAGGGTGCATTGAAAGCTACTCTGTCTCTTTTGGAACGAGTAATGATGAAGGATGGCGTCAGTTCCGTACCTCCCGAGGAAGTGAAGGCTTTGATCAAGAGTTGCCTCGAGAAAGCTGCTCTTGTTAATTATACGAAACTTTCTGCCGAAGCTAAGATCGAAGACGACTTCAGCGGTGAGGTTTGTGCCTCGCCTAGCAAGAAGCTCGAGGATCTCATTCATCTGGCCGAAATGTGCGTGGATCTGCTTCAACAAAACGGGGAGCACTATTCGAAGGT TGTACCGCAGGCGTTCGCCTGGTTTAGCGATCTTATGGTGGAGCACGCCGAGATCTTCTGGTCCTTGTTCGCCGACGACATGGACAAGGTGCTTGCCGAACAACCGCGCGACACATGGGACAGCTTCCCGCTCTTCAAAATCTTGAACGACTACTTGAGGGAAGATG ATAATTTGAAGAATGGAAGGTTTCATCAGCATCTTCGCGATACTTTCTCTCCGATGGTGGTGCGTTACGTGGATTTGATGGAAACCTCCATTGCACAATCGGTTTTAAAAGGTTTCGAGAAGGAACGTTGGGAGATAAAAGGGAATGGATGCGCTACGTCCGGCGAATTGTTCTGGAAACTCGATGCGCTTCAATCTTTCATTCGTGACCTTCATTGGCCGGACCAAGAATTTCGCCAGCATCTAGAACAAAGATTAACGTTGATGGCATGCGACATGATCGAAACTTGCATGCAACGAACAGATGCCGCGTTTCAACAGTGGTTGAAGAAAGGTGTAACTTTTATTTCGACTGATTACATCATACCATCGGAAATGTGCGCGATGGTGAACGTTATTCTCGATGCAAAAAACCAAAGCTTCGAATTGTGCACCATCGATGGTGTGGACGTG CACCAATATCATGGCAATATCGACGATTTGATAGAAAAAATGTTGGCCTCCATGACCCAAGGAATGATCAACAAGCTGGTCACGGTTCTAGAGACTACCTTATCCAAACTATCTCGTTACGACGAGGGATCTTTCATAGGTTCCATTCTCAGTTTAACG GTATCGGGAAGCGGAAAAGAAATGGGACAGGCCTATGTGAGTTTTACGAGAAACTGTATGGACCAAATTCGTGGAAAAGTCTTGGACGAATTATGGATTTTAACGTTCTTCGAG CAATGGTATACGGCGCAAATTCAAATGCTGTGCACATGGCTTTCGGAAAGACTCGATCACAGCCTACATCTCTATCAGTGTACCTGTTTGGCCCACATCGTAAAAAAGATTTACTCGGACTTCGAGCTGCAAGGTGTTATAGAGGAGAAACTCAACTCGACAACATATCAGACTATATTTAAGAGGATGCAAACGGAAGAAGCGACTTGTGCCTTAACGAGCGTTCAGAACGAAGA AGGTCTTTCGGAGAACGGTAACGACGACGAGGTAGAACGACCAAAGCCAAAAGTAACGGTCGTCGAAACGGTCAACAGCGAAGACGCGAATCTAATCAGCAACGTTACTTCGAACGTTGTTGAAAAAGTTGGAAGCATGTTTGGCAAGGGCATTGGTGGACTTTCGACGAAGTTTGGCGGACCTAGCTGGTTTTGA